The following are from one region of the Hyla sarda isolate aHylSar1 chromosome 6, aHylSar1.hap1, whole genome shotgun sequence genome:
- the EIF3M gene encoding eukaryotic translation initiation factor 3 subunit M, with product MSVPAFIDVSEEDQAAELRAYLKSKGAEISEENSEGGLHIDLAQIIEACDVCLKEDDKDVESVMNSVVSLLLILEPEKQESLIESLCEKLVKFREGERPSLRLQLLSNLFHGMDKSTPVRYTVYCALIKVAATCGGIVYIPTDLDQVRKWITDWNISTEKKHVMLRLLYEALVDCKKSEEAAKVMVELLGSYTDDNASQARVDAHKCIVRALKDPKTFLLDHLLALKPVKFLEGELIHDLLTIFVSAKLSSYVKFYQNNKDFIDSLGLSHEQNMEKMRLLTFMGMAVENKEISFDTIQQELQLGADDVEAFVIDAVKTKMVYCKIDQTQKKVVVSHSTHRTFGKQQWQQLYDILNSWKINLNKVKNSLHSISDA from the exons ATGAGCGTCCCGGCTTTTATTGATGTGTCCGAGGAGGATCAG GCTGCAGAGCTTCGTGCATATTTGAAATCTAAAGGTGCAGAAATCTCCGAGGAAAACTCCGAGGGGGGTCTACACATAGACTTGGCCCAAATCATTGAGGCTTGTGACGTCTGCCTAAAGGAGGATGATAAAG ATGTTGAGAGTGTTATGAACAGTGTCGTATCGCTGCTGCTGATATTGGAGCCAGAAAAGCAGGAATCTCTTATTGAAAGCCTATGTGAAAAACTTGTCAAATTTCGGGAAGGCGAACGTCCATCATTAAGGCTGCAACT ACTAAGCAATCTTTTCCATGGCATGGATAAGAGCACCCCAGTCAGGTACACAGTGTACTGTGCCCTCATAAAGGTAGCCGCCACCTGTGGAGGTATAGTGTACATTCCTACAGATCTTGACCAG GTTCGGAAATGGATCACTGACTGGAATATCAGCACAGAAAAGAAGCATGTTATGCTAAGGCTTCTCTATGAGGCACTTGTAGACTGCAAGAAGAG TGAGGAAGCTGCTAAAGTGATGGTGGAGTTATTGGGAAGTTACACAGATGACAATGCATCTCAGGCCCGTGTGGATGCACACAA ATGCATCGTGAGAGCATTGAAGGATCCCAAGACCTTTTTGCTTGATCACCTTCTTGCTTTAAAACCAGTGAAGTTTTTGGAAGGCGAGCTCATTCATGAT CTCCTGACTATATTTGTCAGTGCTAAGCTTTCTTCGTACGTCAAGTTTTACCAGAATAACAAAGACTTTATTGATTCACTGG GTCTCTCACATGAGCAAAACATGGAAAAAATGCGTCTCCTTACGTTTATGGGAATGGCTGTGGAAAACAAGGAAATTTCCTTTGACACTATCCAGCAGGAGCTGCAACTTGGGGCGGATGATGTAGAAGCATTTGTAATCGATG CCGTGAAAACAAAGATGGTATACTGCAAAATTGACCAGACACAGAAGAAAGTTGTTGTGAG tcACAGTACGCACAGAACCTTTGGGAAGCAGCAGTGGCAACAGTTGTACGATATTCTCAACTCCTGGAAGATTAACTTAAATAAAGTGAAGAACAGTCTCCACAGTATTTCTGATGCTTGA